The sequence below is a genomic window from Candidatus Hydrogenedentota bacterium.
GGTTCACCCGAGCGACGACGTTCGCAACCGTGAACGTCTTGCCGGAACCGGTCACGCCGAGCAGGACCTGGTGACGCAAGCCTTCCTTGAGGCCGCGCACCAACTCTTCGATCGCCTGCGGCTGGTCGCCCTCCGGGTTGAAATCACTGGTGAGCTGGAAGCGCGATGACGCTTCCACGGTAGCGTTTCGCCGCGTCATGACACCTTCATGAGGGTGAAGGCGGACATCGGCACACTCTGGACTTCGACGACCCCAGGCACCTGGCGCAGCGTAGCGGCCACGCGCGCGACACTATCGCGGTCCGGCGCCTCGAACACAAACTCGAACAGACTCTTGCCGTTGTCGCCGGGATGGAACTGCGCGCGCGTGATGCTGATATTCATCGGGCGAATGGCGTTGGTGATATCGGCGAGCATGTTGGGTCGTTGCCCCGTGGTGACGCGCATCCCGATCTCGATGTGGTCGTCTCCCGCCCACGACGCCGCGATAATGCGCGACGAATCGCGCTTGGTCTTCGCGAAGTTCGGGCAGTCCGCGCGGTGAATCGTGATTCCCGGCGTTTTCGTCGCGTAGCCGATCACGGCGTGGCCCGGCATCGGCGTGCAGCACTTTGCGAACTGCACCTGAATGCCCTTGTTGCCGTCGACGCGAATGAGCTTCTCGCGGGTCGCGTCGTCGACGTGCTTGACCTTTGGCCGCGATTCCGGCAATACGCGGACTACGTCGCGCCGCAATTGCGCTTCGAGCGGTTCGAGTTCGCCGAGTTCGCGCAGCTTCTGCCGGATGCGCGTCCGCGCCTTGCCGGTCACGACAACATCCAGCCAGTCGAGGTGCGGCGTCTGCGAGCGTGATGTCAAAATCTCGACGACGTCGCCGGTCTGCAGGTTGTACCGCAACGGCACGAGCTTACCGTTCACACGCGCGCCAATGCAGTGGTGCCCGATATCCGAGTGCACGTGGTACGCGAAGTCGAGTGGCGTCGCGCCTTCCGCCAGTTCCTTCACTTCGCCCTTCGGCGTGAACACATAGATGTCGGGCCTGCCTACGTCGCGGCGTATCGTGTCGATGACTTCGTCGGGCCCGTGGACGTCCTGCAGCCATTCGTACATCTGCCGCAGCCAGCGCAATTGCCCATCGAATTTCGGGTCGGTCTTTCCGTCCTTGTAGACCCAGTGCGCCGCGATGCCTTCGCGCGCGACACGGTCCATGTCCTCCGTGCGAATCTGGATTTCGAGCGGCAACCCGTTCTCGCGCATGACGACCGTGTGAATAGACTGGTACATGTTCGCCTTCGGCATGGCGATGTAGTCTTTGAACCGGCCCGGTACGGGCGGCCATTGGTGTACAACCCCGAGCGCGTTGTAACACCCCGAGACCGTCTGCGTGATGATGCGCACGGCAAGGATGTCCATCACTTCGTCAAAGTGCTTGTTCTGTTGCAGCATCTTGCGGTAGATACTGTAGAGGTGCTTCGGCCGGCCAATTACGCGCGCGCTGATTTCCGCCTCCGCCAGCCTCGCTTCGAGATACGCGATCGTCTCTTTGAGCCACGCCTCGCGCTCGTGCCGTTTCATGGCCACGTGCGCGGCGATGTGCTTGTATTCCGTCGGGTTCAGGTGGTGGAACGCGTGGTCCTCCAGTTCCCACTTCCATGCCGCGATACCGAGACGGTGCGCAAGCGGCGCATAGATGTCGAACGTCTCGCGGCAGATGCGTTCGACGCGCTTCTTATCGCGCAGATACGCTATCGTGCGCATGTTGTGCAGCCGGTCCGCAAGCTTGATGAGAATGACGCGCACGTCCTTCGCCGTCGCGACCAACATCTTGCGCAGGTTCTCCGCCTGCTTCTCCATCTGCGTCGGCTGCGACTCGGTCCATTTCATCGACTTGATCTTGCTGACCCCGTCGACCAGCGCGGCGATTTCCTCGCCGAATTCGCGGACCAGTTCCGTGCGCGACACGCGCGTGTCTTCGAGCACGTCATGCAACAGTCCCGCCGCAACGGTGACCGGGTCCAGATTGAGGTTGGCGAGAATCCGCGCCACCTCGAGCGGGTGGGAAATGTACGGTTCGCCGGAATCGCGCTCCATGCCCAAATGCGCATCATTCGCCACGCGATACGCCTTGCGCACAATATCCAGGTCCGCGCCCGGCATGTGCTTGCGCATGTGCTTCAAGAGTCTTGCAAACTGCTCGCGCATGGGTCTTTACCTACTTGAAGCTATTGTACCATTCACGCGGACACCACAGGTATCCGCGCGGAGCACGGCAGATGCCGCGGCTAATTCCGCCGGTTACGGCCCAATGCGCAAACATTCTCGTGCTCGTGCTCGTAATCGTAATCGAACACTCGTACACCGGCTGCACGTTCGTGCCGCATGTGTCGCGGCAATTCAATTTCCCTCACACCGCCGCGTCGAACTCCGGCCTGTAATAGACGACCCCGCCCAGTCGCTGTAATGCGCCCTTCTGCGATTCCATCAGCATGAACGATTCGTCCCGCACGTCCCACGGGCACCTCACGCCGAAAGTGGAGGCGCTGCAGAACCCGAACCGTGGGTAATAGTCCGCATGCCCCAACACGACTACGTACGGCGCACCCATCGCCCGCACCCGCGCCAGCCCTTCGCGCACCAGCATCGAACCAATTCCACGACGCTGATACGCCGGCGTTACCGCCAAGGGCGCCAGGCCCATACCGGCAACCGGATAGCGTGTACTGAAACTTGTTTCGGGGGCGGCAGCGTCCGATCGCAGCTCCACCGGACTGAACAGTATATGCCCAACAATCGCGTCGCCATCGACAGCCACCAGCGACACAAGCCGATCACAGTTCACGCGCAGCGCATCGACAATGCAGCCTTCCGTCGTCTGCCCGAACGCCGCATCGTTCACCGCGCGGACCGCATCCGCATCGCCGGGTTGTTCGTCGCGAATCGAAATCATGCGCTACTTCTTGATCAGCCAAATCTCGTTCAATCGCGACCGTTGACGCCAGTTGAGGTGCTCCTCGTTCGGCACGTCCCACGTCACGACAATAGCGCCATCCTCAGTCGCCTTCGCGGGTACGGGAAACTCTTTGATTTCGCCGGGCAGTTTTCCGTACTTGGTCGGCTCGACGCGCTCGCCGTCGACTTTCGTCAACGCCTCGCCCTGGCCGGACATGCGCAAGACATATGTCCCACCCGGTTCGACCGGATACCGCACGCCCACCGGCCAGTCCATGTAGGTCAGCCACGAAATGCGGTCGCGGCACAGGCCATTGTCTTTCCACACATGATCGGGGTTGAGACTGCGTATGCGTGTGGGGTCGGTGTCGGTCGTCTCGCCGCGTAACACGCGCTGCGACTTGCTCACGTTGCCAACGTCATCGTAAAAGACGCAGCCCTCCGGGTTTTCCCAGGTTGCGAGTTCCTTGAGCCGCGCGGCTTGCGCCTCTTCAGTTGGAAGCTCGCGTACTTTCTTGAATTCGTCTTCGAGCCACCAGCGGTTGTTCAGCGGACGGTCCACCATATCCAGTACGGCGCCCCGTTCGGTCCCGCTCGCTGTGTACTTCGGCACGCTCGTTTGCAGTTGGACGCTTTGGAAGAGCGCCTCGCACAACGCGTCGATTCGCTTGCGCAGGTCGGCGCGTACCGGATTGGACTCCGCGCGGGTCAGAATCGCTGTGGCCTCCTCCATCGCCTTCGCCGGGTCGTCGAGGTGCGCCAAGATCGCCGCGTTCGCTTTCGACTCCAGTTGCGCTTCATACATGCTGCGGTGCCGCTGGTACGCGTCGTAAACCGCGCGCAGTTGACACATCTGCCAGCGCCAGTTGTCGCGCAACTCCGGCGCTTTTGCGTCCAGCGCGTCCCACAACGCAAGCGTCGCGTCTATGCCGCCGTTTTCGCCGATCGGGCCTTCCCAATTCTTCTCCAGCGCGAGAATGCCGTCCGCCGCCTGCTCTGCCACGTCCGCGCCGAAGAACAGACGAGTGTATTCGAGCACCGCGTCGCGCACCGGCATATTCGGGTCCCACGCGCGCAGGCTCCAAATCGCTTTGTTTACGTCGTCATGCACGCCGTCGGAGTACGTGAGAAAGCCGTCGGTGTGCGGCGCGTAATAATTGTGCAGCGCCGCCTCGAACACCGGGCGCGGATTGATGCACTCACGCCCGAGCGTCATGCCGAACGCCGGGTCCCACCACGTCACGGGATACTGCGCGCGCACGCTGTGCGTAATGTCGGGATAGTGGCGATGTTTGTACTGCGGTGCGAGTCGGCGGCGCGTCTCGTCGATAGAAGGACTGCTCGGGCCGGAAACCACGCCCGCGAACCACCTTGGCTGCTCGCGATTGATGTAGTCGTAGAAGTAATCGACCTGCTCCTTGTTGAACCCCTGCAGCGACATCCACAGTCCCGCTTTCGGATGGTGCTTGTGCAGCAGCTTCGCGACATCCTCAAGGAACGGCATCACCAGGCTCGGGTGGTTGTCGCCCGGATCGCCGCCCGGGAAAAAAACGC
It includes:
- a CDS encoding bifunctional (p)ppGpp synthetase/guanosine-3',5'-bis(diphosphate) 3'-pyrophosphohydrolase, which translates into the protein MREQFARLLKHMRKHMPGADLDIVRKAYRVANDAHLGMERDSGEPYISHPLEVARILANLNLDPVTVAAGLLHDVLEDTRVSRTELVREFGEEIAALVDGVSKIKSMKWTESQPTQMEKQAENLRKMLVATAKDVRVILIKLADRLHNMRTIAYLRDKKRVERICRETFDIYAPLAHRLGIAAWKWELEDHAFHHLNPTEYKHIAAHVAMKRHEREAWLKETIAYLEARLAEAEISARVIGRPKHLYSIYRKMLQQNKHFDEVMDILAVRIITQTVSGCYNALGVVHQWPPVPGRFKDYIAMPKANMYQSIHTVVMRENGLPLEIQIRTEDMDRVAREGIAAHWVYKDGKTDPKFDGQLRWLRQMYEWLQDVHGPDEVIDTIRRDVGRPDIYVFTPKGEVKELAEGATPLDFAYHVHSDIGHHCIGARVNGKLVPLRYNLQTGDVVEILTSRSQTPHLDWLDVVVTGKARTRIRQKLRELGELEPLEAQLRRDVVRVLPESRPKVKHVDDATREKLIRVDGNKGIQVQFAKCCTPMPGHAVIGYATKTPGITIHRADCPNFAKTKRDSSRIIAASWAGDDHIEIGMRVTTGQRPNMLADITNAIRPMNISITRAQFHPGDNGKSLFEFVFEAPDRDSVARVAATLRQVPGVVEVQSVPMSAFTLMKVS
- a CDS encoding N-acetyltransferase, whose protein sequence is MSIRDEQPGDADAVRAVNDAAFGQTTEGCIVDALRVNCDRLVSLVAVDGDAIVGHILFSPVELRSDAAAPETSFSTRYPVAGMGLAPLAVTPAYQRRGIGSMLVREGLARVRAMGAPYVVVLGHADYYPRFGFCSASTFGVRCPWDVRDESFMLMESQKGALQRLGGVVYYRPEFDAAV